From Excalfactoria chinensis isolate bCotChi1 chromosome 4, bCotChi1.hap2, whole genome shotgun sequence, one genomic window encodes:
- the LOC140251564 gene encoding radial spoke head protein 6 homolog A-like: MYQSYPPGGQEPRDANQTYEGRDHYQAYEREHGPYLPHEPGYGLYQPGCGPFNDQTPDPEHRMLAVQNAKAYLLQSSVTSGLNLYDHLVNVLTKILDERPTNPVDIFENISKDVKADQFQKKMDTLRDEHEILPSFEPAEMRRSLFLKSDGGDEEQEEELGESPLPNMMETAFYFEQGGIGLSRDETYLIFLALKKLVSVQPIQTCRFWGKILGREKNYIIAEVQYREGEEEVEETEEEEVIDEGDKRMDEDEDEDEEKEKNEPPKSMYKPPPVIPKEENGTGTNKYIYFVCNEPGEPWVKLPPVTPAQIVCARKIKKFFTGRLDAPIVSFPPFPGNEANYLRAQIARISAGTHVSPLGYYRFSEEEGDEEEEGGGGRDDYEENPDFEPLSASEMVESLSTWVHHVPSILKQGRCVWFNPLQKTDEEEEAEEEEEEKDEVQDELEQEIGPPLLTPVSEDEGIQNMPAWTASVSAKLTPHYAVAILRSNRWPGAYAFACGTKFGNIYFGWGHKYSLGNHTPSLPPPVQTEYPDGPEIREAADPTVEEELAFKAAQEQKDLEGMEGEEEEEEEEEEEEEEGQDD, encoded by the exons ATGTATCAGTCATACCCACCAGGAGGTCAGGAACCAAGAGATGCCAATCAGACATACGAAGGACGTGATCACTACCAAGCTTATGAACGTGAGCATGGACCTTATTTGCCACATGAACCAGGCTACGGACTATATCAGCCAGGCTGCGGTCCGTTCAATGATCAAACACCAGATCCTGAACACCGAATGCTGGCGGTTCAGAATGCAAAAGCCtatttgctgcagagcagtgtaACATCTGGCCTGAACTT ATATGATCATCTTGTTAATGTGCTAACAAAAATCCTGGATGAACGGCCCACAAATCCGGTAGATATATTTGAGAACATTAGCAAGGATGTGAAGGCAGAtcagtttcagaaaaaaatggataCTCTTCGAGACGAACATGAGATTCTTCCATCGTTTGAACCTGCAGAAATGCGCAGAAGCCTGTTCCTCAAATCAGATGGAGGAGatgaagaacaagaagaagAGCTA GGAGAGTCTCCTCTACCTAACATGATGGAAACAGCCTTCTATTTTGAACAAGGTGGAATTGGCTTGAGCAGAGATGAAACCTATCTCATATTTCTTGCCCTTAAAAAACTCGTCAGTGTTCAGCCAATCCAGACCTGTCGTTTCTGGGGCAAAATTCTGGGCCGGGAGAAGAATTACATTATAGCTGAAGTTCAGTATCGTGAGGGGGAAGAGGAAGTggaggaaacagaagaggaagaagttaTTGATGAAGGAGATAAAAGAATGGATGAGGACgaagatgaagatgaggaaaaagaaaaaaatgaaccaCCAAAGTCTATGTATAAGCCCCCACCTGTCattccaaaagaagaaaatggaactgggactaataaatatatttactttgTTTGTAATGAGCCAGGCGAACCCTGGGTGAAGTTGCCTCCAGTGACACCAGCACAGATTGTCTGTGCCAGGAAAATCAAGAAGTTTTTCACTGGTAGGCTTGATGCTCCTATTGTAAGTTTCCCTCCATTCCCTGGAAATGAAGCCAATTACCTGCGCGCACAGATAGCTCGAATCTCAGCAGGAACCCATGTGAGTCCCCTTGGATATTACCGGTTTTCAGAGGAAGAAGgagatgaagaagaggaagggggaggaggaagagatgaCTATGAAGAAAACCCTGATTTTGAGCCTCTTTCTGCATCTGAAATGGTGGAGTCTCTGTCTACATGGGTACACCATGTACCGAGTATTTTGAAGCAG GGTCGGTGTGTTTGGTTTAACCCTTTacaaaaaacagatgaagaagaagaggctgaagaggaggaggaggagaaggatgaGGTGCAAGATGAGCTAGAGCAAGAAATAGGACCTCCTCTTCTTACTCCGGTCTCTGAAGATGAAG GAATTCAAAACATGCCTGCTTGGACAGCTTCAGTTTCTGCAAAGCTGACCCCTCATTATGCTGTTGCAATCCTTCGGTCGAACCGATGGCCTGGAGCATATGCTTTTGCATGTGGCAC GAAATTCGGCAATATCTACTTTGGCTGGGGGCACAAATACAGCCTGGGAAACCATACACCGTCACTGCCTCCACCTGTGCAGACTGAGTACCCTGATGGGCCAGAGATCAGGGAGGCTGCAGACCCCACAGTGGAAGAGGAGCTGGCTTTCAAGGCTGCACAGGAACAAAAAGACCTAGAAGGcatggaaggagaggaggaggaagaggaagaggaggaagaggaggaggaggaaggacaAGATGATTAA